The Chryseobacterium nakagawai genome has a segment encoding these proteins:
- a CDS encoding ComEC/Rec2 family competence protein has protein sequence MNKEPLVILVICFILGIFFQDKFLLGKGWIYGAAIINIGILISLFFNTYFLHKVKSILLGILFFGIGMVFHSFNSLSQKVKIPVNKSETIIFKISQKLNSTEKYKKYEGIAQLGEESFNSMIYIAKKHEELDYQHYYKAEAYIAEAQQPQYDFQFNYAQYLKRKNIDYQTYISTDLSSIERNDLSFIEQIKQYRAYVLKKIGKTEMSGNTKEFLKGIILADRTEMDVVTVQDFNKSGLVHLLAISGTHIVIIFGLFYFLMARCIPLKLRKYSIIFSLVFIWLFALFIGFGNSVLRSCIMLSVYFMFVLLQRKPDLLHSLALSAFIILMLDTQQLFDVGFQLSFVAVLGIFWLNQPLLKYFPRADNYFKKLIFNTITISLSAQLATIPLVLYYFHQFSFISIIANFIIVPFSEVIIVFSFMMTLLIAFGLDLGFVDKVYDIVIQVLLKIIHGFAGADMVLIKNISMNLIEVLSISLAVYLLRGLILKLNFKNTMNFIIAVLTFFMIRTGSNIIENQREEVLIHSISKNEVLSVKKGNKVCFWISDKANREKVLQFIIEPYCSSRRIEYFEMKQIPSSTKKIVFGDYVYDIKSKK, from the coding sequence TTGAATAAGGAACCTCTAGTGATCTTAGTTATATGCTTTATTCTTGGAATTTTTTTTCAGGATAAGTTTTTATTGGGGAAAGGATGGATTTATGGTGCCGCTATTATTAATATTGGGATTTTAATTTCGCTGTTTTTCAATACTTATTTTCTGCATAAAGTCAAAAGTATTCTGCTTGGGATATTGTTCTTCGGAATAGGTATGGTTTTTCATTCCTTTAATTCTTTGTCTCAAAAGGTGAAAATTCCTGTGAATAAAAGTGAGACCATTATTTTTAAAATTTCCCAGAAATTAAATTCGACAGAAAAGTATAAAAAATATGAAGGGATTGCCCAATTAGGAGAAGAGAGTTTTAATTCGATGATTTACATTGCGAAAAAACATGAAGAATTAGATTATCAACACTATTACAAAGCTGAAGCTTACATTGCCGAAGCTCAACAGCCTCAATATGATTTTCAGTTTAACTATGCCCAATATCTGAAACGAAAGAACATTGATTATCAAACTTATATTTCAACAGATCTTTCTTCTATAGAGCGAAATGATTTGAGTTTTATAGAGCAGATTAAACAATACAGAGCCTATGTTCTAAAGAAAATTGGCAAAACGGAAATGTCTGGGAATACCAAAGAATTTTTAAAAGGAATTATCCTGGCAGACCGGACAGAAATGGATGTGGTTACTGTACAGGATTTTAATAAATCTGGCCTGGTTCACCTATTAGCTATTTCAGGAACTCATATCGTAATTATTTTTGGACTCTTTTATTTTTTGATGGCTCGTTGTATACCTTTAAAACTCAGAAAATATTCGATTATTTTCAGTTTAGTTTTTATTTGGCTATTTGCTTTGTTTATCGGATTTGGAAACTCAGTGCTGAGGTCCTGTATCATGTTGAGTGTGTATTTTATGTTTGTTTTATTACAGAGAAAGCCTGATCTCTTGCACTCATTGGCGTTGTCGGCATTTATTATTCTGATGTTGGATACTCAGCAGCTTTTTGACGTAGGGTTTCAGCTTAGTTTTGTGGCGGTATTAGGGATCTTTTGGTTGAATCAACCCCTTTTGAAATATTTTCCGAGAGCTGATAACTATTTTAAAAAATTGATCTTTAATACGATTACAATATCCTTATCCGCACAGTTGGCCACAATTCCGTTGGTACTGTATTACTTCCATCAATTTTCATTTATCTCAATTATAGCCAACTTTATCATTGTTCCTTTTTCTGAAGTGATTATTGTATTTTCATTTATGATGACGCTTCTTATTGCCTTTGGTCTTGATCTTGGCTTTGTTGATAAAGTTTATGATATTGTTATACAGGTGCTTCTGAAGATTATTCACGGGTTTGCCGGAGCAGATATGGTATTGATTAAAAACATTTCCATGAACCTGATTGAAGTGTTGTCCATATCATTAGCGGTATATTTGCTAAGAGGATTGATTTTAAAATTAAACTTTAAAAACACCATGAACTTTATCATTGCTGTTTTAACATTTTTTATGATAAGGACTGGAAGTAATATTATTGAAAATCAGAGAGAAGAAGTGCTTATTCATTCCATTAGCAAAAATGAAGTTCTTTCAGTAAAGAAAGGAAATAAAGTATGTTTTTGGATTTCGGATAAGGCAAACAGAGAAAAGGTTTTACAATTTATCATCGAACCTTATTGTTCTTCCAGAAGAATAGAATATTTTGAAATGAAACAGATTCCTTCCTCAACTAAAAAAATAGTTTTTGGCGATTATGTTTATGATATAAAATCAAAAAAATAG